The Ziziphus jujuba cultivar Dongzao chromosome 5, ASM3175591v1 genome segment AACTTGGTTGAGTTGGAGACAagaaagatggcctaaatcaagAAACTTTATGGCGGTGGCCCTTATGTATGATTCTTGCACTCGTGCTTTCTCGCATATTTTCTATCATGTGAAATATTTCATTGTAGTGCAACAAGATTATAATGAACACGTTAGGAAGAATGCTCAGATGattttttgtcattatttaaaatataatgtatcACTTTTGTACTTGTTACCCTTTTGTTAATGTATACCAAATACATCAGCTTCTCTGCTAGCTATACATATTTCTACCGGGAACATTTGCATTCATTCTATTCTATGGTTTGTTCAAGAGAATGAGACcgcctttaattttatttattttgttcaatcGGAAGTAATAACTTGGAAAGTGAAAGTCAGATAGGCGTGCGAGTCGGatgaaatttaattgttttattcaGTTTGTTTCGTGTGCTGTACTTAATACATGGGAACCAAACAGACAACACCAGACGCACACAccccaactaaaaaaaaaaggttgcagATTTAGGCTCTTACAATGCTAAAGCTAGACGGACCAAAGTACAAAGTAGCAGACGAATTGCTTTTAACGGCCAACACTGTTGATGCTAGTAGTGACTGGAGACTGAAATGAATCAATTCTTTGTTGAGGTAGAATGATCGAGTCATGCATATCATGTGGAAGCTCGGGCATTGGCATGTCAAGCTGAAGAACTTTAATAACTTGTCCTGCTTTTGGTCTATCTTTTTCATTGGGACAAGTGCACCATAATCCCACCATCATCAACCTTTCCATCTCATTAGAatcaaaatccatttgtaatcTTTCATCAGCTGCTTCCATGATATTTCCAGCAAGGTAGAGCTCCCACATCCATCTCATTAGCGGAGCATGATAGTCACCATTCTGGTAAGTCTTCCTCCCACATGCAATTTCCAAAGCCACAACACCAAAACTATACATGTCTGATTCTTTACTAGCCCTCCCTCCGTTGACATATTCTGGCGCTAGGTAGCCGTAAGTCCCTACCACCCCTGTCATCTGAGTCCTCAGTCTAGGATCCACCAGCTTAGCAACCCCAAAATCGCCAAGCTTGGTGCTGAAATCTGCATCTAATAGTACATTGGCTGATTTTATGTCTCTGTGAAGGACACATTGCTCTGCATCTTCATGAAGGTAGTGAATTGCTGAGGCCAATCCTAAAGCTATTTTGTACCTGATACTCCATGGCAGAGTTCTTCTATTGCCGAAGAGATGAGCATCAAGGCTGCCATTAGACATGTATTCATAAACTAATAAGAATTCATCTTTCTCATGACACCATCCAATGAAATGCACCAGGTTTTTATGAATCAGACGGCTTATTATCTTCACTTCATTGATGAAGATTCTTTCAGAATGGTCAGATCCAGCAACAATTCTCTTGACAGCAACTAGACGGTCAATATCACTCAACGTTCCTTTGTAAACTTGTCCAGACCCTCCCTGACCGAGCTTTCTACCATTTGCAAACCCATCAGTAGCCGCAACAAGTTCTCGGTGAGAAAATCTTTTTGGAAGCGCCCCTCTTTCCAGATCTGTATTAACCGAGAGGGGTATATT includes the following:
- the LOC107419868 gene encoding L-type lectin-domain containing receptor kinase IX.1; this encodes MYLNTPKNLCFGLLLGRLVIVVLFFFSLLPIVHSLNFSITYFEPKPTNIVYEGDAKSSSGVIQLNTVENCFLAGRATYSEPLHLWDSASGTLTNFAIRFSFSIVIHNSNHTDDGFAFFLAPVGYPIPPNSAGPYLGLLNDTTRFATSQNQIIMVEFDTCPNVRFPRVWDPPEQHVGININSISSVVKTSWDANSHSGQVADVYISYNATTKNLSASWTYREEEHPVSSSLSHIIDLKEVLPEWVTFGFSASTALYPENHIITSWEFSSNSDARKLGRKKGIKSYVISLIVVAAFFMILMFGMCISRSMMGKIKTNRIANIPLSVNTDLERGALPKRFSHRELVAATDGFANGRKLGQGGSGQVYKGTLSDIDRLVAVKRIVAGSDHSERIFINEVKIISRLIHKNLVHFIGWCHEKDEFLLVYEYMSNGSLDAHLFGNRRTLPWSIRYKIALGLASAIHYLHEDAEQCVLHRDIKSANVLLDADFSTKLGDFGVAKLVDPRLRTQMTGVVGTYGYLAPEYVNGGRASKESDMYSFGVVALEIACGRKTYQNGDYHAPLMRWMWELYLAGNIMEAADERLQMDFDSNEMERLMMVGLWCTCPNEKDRPKAGQVIKVLQLDMPMPELPHDMHDSIILPQQRIDSFQSPVTTSINSVGR